The Acidimicrobiia bacterium genome contains a region encoding:
- a CDS encoding complex I subunit 1 family protein — protein sequence MFGIDPLLVGDIDFTVVLIVLVKTTVVFALLLVAVMFYIWFMRKVIADMQNRIGPQRAGPFGILQTLADGIKLFFKEQSEPATADKRVFRLAPYLSILPAFLAFSIVPIGGVVSIAGHRTLLQLADPPVGVLFLLAMSGIGLYGVMLAGWSSGSKYPLLGAVRASAQLLSYEAAMGLAIVAVLIQSGTLSTREIVDGQAWDGIGSIANSWYWAQVAIVPFVIFLIAAMAETNHPPFDLVEAEQELVGGFHTEYTGIRFAIFFLAEFMNLITMCAIAVTLFLGGPSGPSLTGLGVAGDSWLNTWVMPVAWFMVKLLVLLYATVWVRASLPRLRYDQLMNFGWKVLIEVGFVWAMILAVLEVARDPGDNFWDIAPVALGALVGAAIILGVLYLCIPKREEIEEIR from the coding sequence ATGTTCGGCATCGACCCGCTCCTCGTGGGCGACATCGACTTCACGGTCGTGCTGATCGTGCTCGTGAAGACGACCGTGGTGTTCGCGCTGCTGCTCGTTGCGGTCATGTTCTACATCTGGTTCATGCGCAAGGTGATCGCCGACATGCAGAACCGGATCGGGCCGCAGCGCGCAGGTCCGTTCGGGATCCTCCAGACGCTCGCCGATGGCATCAAGCTCTTCTTCAAGGAGCAGTCGGAGCCCGCGACCGCCGATAAGCGCGTGTTCCGGCTCGCGCCGTACTTGTCGATCCTGCCGGCCTTCCTCGCGTTCTCGATCGTGCCGATCGGTGGCGTCGTGTCGATCGCCGGTCATCGCACGTTGCTCCAGCTCGCCGACCCGCCGGTCGGTGTGCTGTTCCTGCTCGCGATGTCGGGCATCGGGCTCTACGGAGTGATGCTCGCCGGTTGGTCGTCGGGCTCGAAGTACCCGCTGCTCGGTGCCGTGCGCGCGTCGGCGCAGCTGCTCTCCTACGAAGCTGCGATGGGACTGGCCATCGTTGCGGTGCTCATCCAGTCGGGCACGCTCTCGACCCGGGAGATCGTGGACGGGCAAGCGTGGGACGGCATCGGGTCGATTGCCAACAGCTGGTACTGGGCGCAAGTGGCGATCGTGCCGTTTGTCATCTTCCTCATCGCGGCGATGGCCGAGACCAACCATCCACCGTTCGATCTCGTGGAAGCCGAGCAAGAGCTCGTCGGCGGGTTCCACACCGAGTACACGGGCATCCGCTTCGCCATCTTCTTCCTCGCCGAGTTCATGAACCTCATCACGATGTGCGCCATCGCAGTCACGCTGTTCCTCGGAGGACCGTCGGGCCCGAGCTTGACGGGACTCGGCGTCGCCGGCGACAGCTGGCTCAACACGTGGGTGATGCCCGTCGCGTGGTTCATGGTGAAGCTGCTCGTGTTGCTGTACGCAACGGTGTGGGTGCGGGCGTCGCTCCCGCGCCTTCGCTACGACCAGCTCATGAACTTCGGCTGGAAGGTACTCATCGAGGTGGGCTTCGTCTGGGCGATGATCCTCGCGGTGCTCGAGGTCGCCCGTGACCCGGGTGACAACTTCTGGGACATCGCCCCGGTAGCCCTCGGCGCTCTGGTCGGCGCGGCGATCATCCTCGGCGTCCTCTATCTCTGCATCCCCAAGCGCGAAGAAATAGAGGAGATCAGGTGA